In Rhododendron vialii isolate Sample 1 chromosome 9a, ASM3025357v1, the following are encoded in one genomic region:
- the LOC131300182 gene encoding uncharacterized protein LOC131300182: MLPQTWTPPFIRGDRPVHVGDSASSSEIALALAQGLLLLVDLQKESSSPPDRLVSTGLVSGIKFIQKMVVLGQKFQEAEAERIRLLNDNTRLLRTVSRLEMERDKAKTDLSEAKSKLEATEDSLHQAIGEIDSTKKAAYEDGYQKGFDATTANYVEQMPAIQDQIWASCWEACLTKVGVAEDSPLWVENDLPSRQAAAPLEHDGSPIDDVDQQIDDFADADEEIQVESQDVVEHLSVREVTIETFVPEEIAAATGGSAGTDIHPEVQNLD; encoded by the exons ATGCTTCCccagacgtggactcctccatttaTTAGGGGAGACCGTCCTGTTCACGTTGGagacagtgctagttcatcagaaATAGCACTTGCCCtggctcaagggttgctgctcctTGTTGATTTGCAGAAGGAGTcctcgtctccccctgatcggcttgtgtccactggtctcgtcagtggaatcaag ttcatccaaaaaatggtcgtattGGGCCAGAAattccaagaagctgaggctgAAAGAAttaggcttttaaatgacaataCGAGGCTGCTCCGAACAGTCTCGAGattagagatggagagagataaGGCCAAAACAGATCTCTCTGAAGCCAAAAGTAAGCTTGAGGCCACTGAAGACAGTCTTCACCAAGCTATAGGTGAGATTGATAGCACAAAAAAGGCTGCATACGAAGATGGCTATCAAAAGGGCTTTGATGCCACGACGGCCAActatgtggagcagatgccagccattcaagaccagatctgggcATCTTGCTGGGAGGCTTGTCTGACAAAGGTGGGGGTCGCCGAGGATTCCCCCCTCTGGGTGGAGAATGATCTTCCAAGCCGCCAAGCAGCAGCCCCCCTAGAGCATGATGGTTCTCCAattgatgatgtcgatcagCAGATCGATGATTTTGCAGATgctgatgaagaaatacaagtggAGTCGCAAGATGTTGTCGAGCAtttatctgttcgggaagtAACCATTGAGACTTTTGTTCCAGAGGAGATTGCTGCTGCTACTGGTGGCTCGGCTGGAACTGATATTCACCCAGAAGTTCAGAACCTAGACTGA
- the LOC131300127 gene encoding probable LRR receptor-like serine/threonine-protein kinase At3g47570 — translation MLKLMTLISSSRLIHMIKLLSLVLFFTTPTQVACRFSNETDRLALLSFKELTAEDPLGSLSSWNNSLDVCEWDGVTCSRKHQRVVVLDLRGKSLRGTMSPFIGNLSFLRSLYLQENRFQGKIPLELSRLFRLQLLNLSSNSLQGEIPTNLSNSLGIIFLPFNDLDETIPPSFGSLSKLIYLNLYSNNLDGRIPPSLGNLSLLQEVNFGRNSLTGNIPHAIGRLSNLDSFGVGSTKLSGTVPPTLYNISTLRRLIISSNLLTGSLPQDIGLTLPNLILLSVGGNQFWGPFPVSLSNASKMRKLDLSRSNLSGPVPFDLGRMMKDLKLVNLGVNNLGSGDARDLRFIDSLTNCSKLEILGFNENGFGGILPTSIANLSSHLNVLAAGWNQLVGTIPMGISNFVNLAILSLEGNLFSGVIPIEIGKLKNLQRLLFSGNKLSGPIPKNIGNLTQIFELDLDGNNFNGTIPSSIENIPGLQILDLSYNFLTGPIPKAVGLFFPLTFMYLSYNSFMGTLPLEIGKLNNLQELDVSENKLFGHIPGTLGNCLKLESLFLEGNMFQGRIPLTFSSLKGIESLDLSHNNLSGQIPEDLAALVLLKNLNLSFNNLAGEVPLQGVFGNLSTISLVGNKGLCGGILEMRLPACPKSIKKGNRLGFKIIVPIACIIPCLSLVLLLVVFLRKRKLKNKSLTLPVIGDDFLKVSYNQLLNATGGFSSLNLIGAGSFGTVYKGILHEGDKAIAVKVLNLEQRGASKSFVAECEALRKTRHKNLLKIITVCSSINHAGDDFKALVFEYMPNGSLETWLHPGEDTPQQEWNLSLSQRLSIVIDVACALEYLHHRCETPIVHCDLKPSNVLMDEDMIAHVGDFGLAKFLTINSSISDGRETNSLAIKGSIGYVAPEYGTGGRTSIEGDVYSYGILLLEMLTGKRPTDELFTIRQSLHEFCKVALPERVMEIVDSRMLLEEPTEAENDAQNERIRQAKIRECLVSLMRIGIACSEESPSKRMNVKDVIIGLMTIKEVFLGVGIHGRRQMRMRLTGEGMSRE, via the exons ATGCTAAAGTTGATGACGCTCATCTCGTCATCTCGTTTAATTCACATGATCAAGCTACTCAGCTTGGTGTTATTTTTCACCACTCCCACACAAGTCGCATGCAGATTCAGCAATGAAACAGATCGACTAGCATTGCTTTCGTTCAAGGAACTTACAGCCGAGGATCCGCTTGGCTCGTTAAGTTCTTGGAACAATTCTCTTGATGTATGCGAATGGGACGGAGTAACGTGCAGTCGCAAGCATCAGAGAGTAGTGGTTCTGGACTTGAGGGGCAAAAGTCTGAGGGGAACCATGTCACCTTTCATTGGAAACCTCTCTTTCCTCAGATCCCTTTACCTCCAAGAAAACAGATTCCAAGGAAAAATCCCCCTCGAGCTCAGCCGCTTGTTCAGGCTGCAACTTTTGAATTTGAGTAGCAATTCTCTCCAAGGGGAAATTCCAACCAATTTGTCAAACTCCCTCGGTATCATTTTTTTACCATTTAATGATCTAGATGAAACAATTCCACCCTCGTTTGGTTCTCTCTCCAAGCTCATTTATCTTAACCTTTACTCCAACAACCTCGACGGAAGGATTCCACCTTCTCTCGGtaacctctctctcctccaagaaGTAAATTTTGGAAGGAATAGTCTCACAGGAAATATTCCACATGCCATTGGCCGCCTTAGCAACCTTGATAGTTTTGGCGTTGGATCGACTAAATTGTCAGGTACTGTCCCTCCCACACTATATAATATCTCGACTCTCAGGCGGCTAATCATTTCAAGTAACCTACTTACCGGTAGTTTACCCCAAGATATTGGCCTCACACTCCCCAATCTGATACTGTTAAGCGTTGGGGGTAACCAATTCTGGGGACCCTTTCCTGTTTCTCTTTCTAATGCATCTAAAATGAGAAAACTTGATCTATCTAGAAGCAACCTTTCAGGACCAGTTCCCTTTGACCTAGGGAGAATGATGAAGGATCTAAAGTTGGTAAATCTAGGCGTAAACAATTTAGGCTCAGGGGATGCTAGGGACTTGAGGTTCATTGATTCGTTAACTAATTGCAGCAAGCTAGAAATATTGGGTTTCAATGAAAATGGTTTTGGTGGCATTTTACCCACTTCCATAGCCAATCTCTCGAGTCACCTCAATGTGTTAGCAGCAGGATGGAACCAGCTGGTTGGAACCATCCCCATGGGAATTTCAAACTTCGTCAACTTAGCTATATTAAGTTTGGAAGGAAACCTTTTTTCAGGTGTCATTCCCATTGAAATAGGGAAGCTTAAAAATCTACAACGACTACTTTTCAGTGGAAATAAACTGTCTGGTCCCATCCCAAAAAACATTGGAAATCTCACTCAAATATTTGAGctagacttggatgggaacaaCTTCAATGGAACCATTCCTTCAAGTATTGAAAACATCCCGGGCTTGCAAATCTTGGATCTCTCATATAATTTCTTAACGGGTCCCATTCCCAAAGCAGTAGGCCTTTTCTTCCCTCTCACTTTCATGTACTTGTCTTATAACTCTTTTATGGGTACCCTGCCACTCGAAATCGGGAAATTGAACAATCTTCAGGAACTAGATGTTTCGGAAAACAAGTTGTTTGGACATATTCCTGGTACTCTGGGAAATTGCTTGAAATTGGAAAGCCTTTTTCTAGAGGGTAACATGTTTCAGGGTAGAATTCCTCTCACTTTTAGCTCCTTGAAAGGAATTGAAAGTCTGGATCTTTCGCACAATAACTTGTCCGGCCAAATTCCAGAAGATCTAGCTGCCCTTGTTCTTTTAAAGAACCTGAACTTGTCATTTAACAACTTGGCTGGTGAGGTGCCTTTGCAAGGTGTATTTGGAAACTTGAGTACGATTTCACTTGTTGGAAATAAAGGGCTTTGTGGAGGCATTCTAGAAATGCGGTTACCTGCTTGCCCAAAGTCCATAAAGAAGGGGAATCGCCTTGGCTTCAAAATTATTGTTCCAATTGCTTGCATAATCCCCTGTCTTTCACTGGTGCTacttttggttgtttttcttAGGAAAAGAAAACTGAAAAACAAATCTCTCACCCTACCAGTCATAGGAGATGATTTCTTGAAGGTTTCATATAATCAGCTCCTTAACGCCACTGGTGGATTCTCTTCTTTAAACTTAATTGGAGCTGGAAGTTTTGGCACCGTGTACAAAGGAATTCTCCATGAAGGCGATAAAGCAATTGCAGTCAAGGTGCTCAATCTTGAACAAAGAGGAGCTTCCAAGAGCTTCGTGGCTGAATGTGAAGCTTTGAGGAAAACAAGGCACAAAAATCTTCTAAAGATTATAACAGTGTGTTCAAGTATCAACCATGCTGGTGATGATTTTAAAGCACTAGTTTTTGAGTACATGCCCAATGGAAGTTTAGAGACGTGGTTGCATCCAGGAGAAGATACACCACAACAAGAATGGAACTTAAGCCTTTCCCAAAGGTTAAGCATAGTGATCGATGTTGCATGTGCCTTAGAATACCTTCATCACCGTTGTGAAACTCCAATTGTTCATTGTGATCTAAAGCCAAGCAATGTTCTCATGGATGAAGACATGATTGCCCATGTGGGAGATTTTGGTTTGGCAAAGTTCCTCACCATAAATAGTAGTATCAGTGATGGTCGAGAAACAAATTCACTTGCTATCAAAGGTTCTATAGGATATGTTGCGCCAG AATATGGAACTGGAGGAAGGACATCTATAGAAGGAGATGTTTACAGCTATGGAATTTTGTTATTGGAAATGCTAACCGGAAAAAGACCAACCGATGAATTGTTTACAATCAGACAAAGCCTTCATGAATTTTGCAAGGTGGCATTGCCAGAGAGAGTGATGGAGATTGTTGATTCACGCATGCTATTAGAAGAACCTACTGAAGCTGAAAATGATGCTCAGAACGAAAGGATTAGACAAGCCAAAATAAGAGAATGCTTAGTTTCCCTTATGAGGATTGGAATTGCATGTTCTGAGGAATCACCTAGCAAAAGGATGAACGTGAAGGATGTGATCATAGGATTAATGACAATAAAGGAAGTCTTTCTTGGAGTAGGTATCCATGGCAGGAGACAAATGAGGATGCGACTCACCGGTGAAGGAATGTCTCGAGAATAG